In Dermatophilus congolensis, a genomic segment contains:
- a CDS encoding FABP family protein: protein MVFELDVTLNPEVAPLAWLVGSWRGLGVVGYPGMESCNMVQEVEITHDGRPFLTMNSRSWELDEEGKQVRPLATETGYWRVVGDGEIELLLAHPTGIVEMFVGKKEKERPVIEIATDGVMRSPAAREYNSAKRMYGLVDSKLMWVLEMAADGHPMTSHMSAQLERVA, encoded by the coding sequence ATGGTTTTTGAGCTAGATGTGACTTTGAACCCTGAGGTTGCCCCGCTGGCGTGGTTGGTTGGCTCGTGGCGTGGTTTGGGAGTGGTGGGTTATCCCGGTATGGAGTCGTGCAACATGGTGCAGGAGGTGGAGATTACTCATGATGGGCGTCCATTCCTGACGATGAATTCTCGTTCGTGGGAGTTGGATGAGGAGGGTAAGCAGGTTCGTCCTTTGGCCACGGAGACTGGGTATTGGCGTGTGGTGGGCGATGGTGAGATTGAGCTGTTGTTGGCGCATCCGACAGGCATTGTGGAGATGTTTGTTGGGAAGAAGGAGAAGGAGCGCCCGGTCATCGAGATAGCTACGGATGGTGTGATGCGTTCTCCTGCTGCGCGGGAGTACAACTCGGCTAAGCGCATGTATGGGTTGGTGGATTCGAAGTTGATGTGGGTGTTGGAGATGGCTGCTGATGGTCATCCGATGACGTCGCACATGTCTGCGCAGCTTGAGCGGGTTGCGTGA
- a CDS encoding winged helix-turn-helix domain-containing protein — MARLLLMTSMPSRHLDVLPALGLLSHDVAHMPIDTHTPTPSTGFDILLIDARHDLARAKAHCRHISLALPDIPILAIVTEGGLITINADWGIDDILLTNAGPAEIDARIRLATSRRPPPPTTDNDRITSGQLTIDESAYTARLAGDLLDLTYKEFELLKHLANRPGRAFTRAQLLQEVWGYDYFGGTRTVDVHIRRLRAKLGHEHEELIATVRNVGYRFNPPGDPHP; from the coding sequence ATGGCCCGGCTCCTCCTGATGACGTCAATGCCCTCACGGCACCTCGACGTCCTACCCGCCCTCGGCCTCCTCTCCCACGACGTCGCCCACATGCCCATCGACACCCACACCCCCACCCCCAGCACCGGATTCGACATCCTGCTCATCGACGCACGCCACGACCTCGCACGCGCCAAAGCCCACTGCCGACACATCTCCCTAGCCCTACCCGACATCCCCATCCTCGCCATCGTTACCGAAGGCGGACTCATCACCATCAACGCCGACTGGGGCATCGACGACATCCTCCTCACCAACGCCGGACCAGCCGAAATAGACGCCCGCATACGCCTAGCCACCAGCCGCCGCCCACCTCCCCCCACCACAGACAACGACCGCATCACCTCCGGCCAACTCACCATCGACGAATCCGCCTACACCGCTCGACTGGCCGGAGACCTACTCGACCTCACCTACAAAGAATTCGAACTCCTCAAACACCTCGCCAACCGCCCCGGACGCGCCTTCACCAGAGCCCAACTCCTCCAAGAAGTCTGGGGATACGACTACTTCGGTGGCACCCGCACTGTCGACGTACACATCCGACGCCTACGCGCAAAACTCGGCCACGAACACGAAGAACTCATCGCCACCGTCCGCAACGTCGGCTACCGATTCAACCCACCCGGAGACCCCCACCCCTAA
- a CDS encoding MoaD/ThiS family protein: MAGVVTVRYWAAAAAAAGCDSEVVSAGTVGEVLDAAVVVHPELEKVVGVCTCLVDGVRGDRGRVVGDGSVVELLPPFAGG; the protein is encoded by the coding sequence GTGGCTGGTGTTGTGACGGTGCGGTATTGGGCTGCGGCTGCGGCTGCGGCGGGGTGTGACAGTGAGGTTGTTTCGGCGGGCACGGTGGGTGAGGTGCTGGATGCGGCGGTGGTGGTGCATCCGGAGCTGGAGAAGGTGGTGGGTGTGTGTACGTGTTTGGTGGATGGTGTTAGGGGTGATCGTGGCCGGGTTGTGGGGGATGGTTCGGTGGTTGAGCTGCTTCCTCCGTTTGCGGGAGGGTGA